The Sebastes umbrosus isolate fSebUmb1 chromosome 24, fSebUmb1.pri, whole genome shotgun sequence genome contains the following window.
aaaatattaggctgatgggtcAAGTAGCATgcaagattagccgtggacagacagacagacacacacgactgaatacataatctcctggcggagacttattttaaaaaattcagCAAGATTTGGTGCTCTATTACTGTTCAGCAGGTATTCTTCCTTAATTTCTTAcgctttttttgtctttttgcagAGCTGAATACACCTACAGTGGAGCTACATCATTTGCAGCAGCACGCAACAAGCACAGCAAGACAGTCAACAGCCTCCGCAAGGAACCAGGAGAGCCGTCGAGGCAGTTTGGAAGAAATGCCTATGTGTGACATTGGACTTGTTGTTACATGATTGTGGAATTTATCACATTAGTTTGTGGTCACCAGAAACTATTTTACCAGTAAAAGCAAAGGACACAATTCACTTTTAAGAACTTCTGTGCCTCAACTCCATGAAAATAAAGGCTGGAAAGTGTAATGCTATGGAGGACAGAAAATAaacgaataaataaatgactcgataaataaataaatatatcattaaatgcagtaaaaaggattttgaaaataaatgtagccattaatgaattgataaaatgtgacataaattgatatttctgttttaatttgcttcgtggtttatttatctttgtattaattcccttattcatttactcttctgtttacttttcccttttatttatttatgtatgtatgtatgtaaataagTGAGGGACAGACCCCTCATTTGCTTAATGAGGcaaaaatgcataaagaaatgtaaaaagaaatgtataaagaaaagaatacagaaatatataagtttggggaaataaataaggggtgaaatgcaaggggaaaatcatgcattaataaacaaataaatgcatgaataaatacagtacatacatttataaataaattaaaaataaatgcaaaactaaatatatttaaatattaaaaaaaataaatacatacatttaaaaaaaaatcaaataaatacataaataaatacatacatgcaaaaataaataaatacatttaaagatttataaaactaaatacataaatgaatagaaggggaaaattaaacagaagagtaaatagatAAGGGAAttcatacaaagataaatacaaagaagcaaattaaaacagaaatatacatttatgtcacattttatcaactaATTAATGGCtccatttattctttatattatttttgctacatttaatgacatttatgtatttattgagtcgtttatttatttattcattcattaattttagattttgtcaggttctgtcctccatataaTTCATGTGTCAGTTTACATATTCTATTCATTTTAAGTGGCCAGATTCATCTTTAAACATGGCTACTTTTTGGGGGGACATTTCTGTCAATAACTGTATGTAAAAGATAAGCTTGGTTTTCTTTTAGGGCAGGAAATTTGATTTGGCACAAAACACCGTTCAAACTCTGCGGTCACCTTCAACAAGCTGGCCTTTCCTGCCTCGTCTGGAGACATATTAAATCTCTATTTTATACTTCTTCAGTCTGTTGGAAATagtttttaaagtatttttctcATTAAAACTGGAGGATGTCACACAGAAAGTACACTATCTGTGTGAGCTTACTGCTGGAGCGTATGTTATAAGAATAATAAGGTATTCAGTGGTTATAAATATGATTTGCTTTTGTACTATTTAAAGCGGTTCTGTTTTCATAGACATTTCACATAATAAGCACGCTGTTTTGgaagcaacacaattctgtaaAAGtaactaaaataaacaaatagattACTTTTTAAAACCTGTAGCGATAGAGCAAATCCAGTTAATCATCTCCTGAAAGCAAAAACAGAAGACACCTTCAATCGAATGTGTCATCAGTTAATATTTCTCAAGCAGAAAGGCCTTTCTTGGCCTCGACTGATGTGACCTCCAAGGGTCACTAGTTCACATCTGACCCCAGAGATGGCTACGTGGAGCAGGAGGCCTGACCGGAGGTTTCCCCTCACATCAGCCATCCATCTCCACCTGGGAATTATTATCAATAGGAACCCCAGGCTATGTTACGCAAACCCTCCTGGCCCAGAGGTTGGATACTTGAACCAGCTGGCAGAGAGCGGTCGCCCTGTGCTTTCTGGCGCCTCACATCCGCAAACAAGTGTCAGGTGTCCTGGGCTCTGCAAAACGCTCTCTGATATAATGGTGGTATTGTGTTGTctaatgtctgattttcatttcaaaatgatgtGACTGCTCACAATAGTTATatccaaattaatttaaagttaACACCTCAAAGCAAATACTGAGTAAAATTAGAAATCCTCTTAAAAAGgttacactttataataatatcatttatACAAGtcaaattgatagttaattaaacttagttaaaggtcccatattgtaaaaagtgaggtttcatgtcttttatattataaagcatgtttaagtgatatattaaatactgtgaaagtatcgaaacgctcaatccacagagaaatatacacagcccgtattgagaaactgtgcctttgaaacaagctgtctggatttctgtgcatttgtgatgtcacaaatatacaatatatagatcattacacggttttaaacataaacatactaaatgtgacccagtttatttcctgttgcagtgtatgtaaataatatcagctgacaggaagtaaacatggacacaaactgttgcctagcaacgcaattccgttgaaatgcactaaaacggagcgtttcagacagaaggtaaatacaggtatattcaggcagacagtatgaggaaaataaagtttttttttaacattacagcatgtaaacatgttctagtagaaacacaaaataccagtatgaacctaaaaatgagcacgatatgggacctttaataaaaagaaaaatggttaAAAACCTCTGACCTATTTGTTGATCTCCGATGGGAAGCTGGTTATTGCAACAACACGGGGACGTCTGAAGGCCCAGAGCCAGTACTGCAACCagaccagcagagagcagcgTTAATGCACGTTTATTGGTAGACACATCTGAAGAAACTTCACAATTATCTAATAGTTCAAATTGCCTGGCGAGCTCAGGTCACATAAGCATtcctttgttcatttttttcccagtgTCAAGCTAATTAAAGCTAATTAAAGCCACGCTCACCAAACCCAGCCGCCCACCGTTTCCAATAtctccccaccaccaccaccaataaCTTAGTCATAAGCCGAAACAAAGAGGAGCTCTTTCATCGCTCCCGCTAACTCTCATTACCTCAGGTTTAACTCTAATTAGAACAGCGCTAAGACGTTGTGCTGTAATTATGAGACCCGCAGCACAGCGAGCTCTTGGTAAAATTACTAATAACCAGCAGCTTAAAGCCTGAGGCGCAGTCGAGAATGATGCTTCAGGTCAGAGCAGCATGTAAAGGTCACTAATGCAGAACTGTACTttggtcttttttctttttgtatataTGCTTAAATTAGAGAAAAGAAGGATATAACATTTTGTAACAAGGAATATTATTCACCCTAAAGGGAGCTTTTAAACCCTTTAAGACCCataatagacccatttttgtctttttttagggggtacagggcgtctttagggggagatagcaggccaacagtagatgtcacatagaagtgctttacatcatctgaaagctgggaacctgaggattaatttgagatgcagctcagcactgtgtgtgtagaaataaacatgaattaattaattaaaataaattgtgagaatgtataaaggtttaaaacattATGTGATATAAGTaaatgatggtcatccccatgctctattatgtctcataataagttgtttttgggttgatatcattagttacacagatttggtgctgaatttaaccattttttccactggagaattgatcaaaattatttaaaaaaaattataacaattcatatttctttatcataattcttattttataatttgtatttattttattttgattatatttatttttatatttttatatttttatataataataataataataataataataataataataataatgtatttttataatataattttataatatttgtttattattttattattttattaccatttttctctgttattatatgtatatttcatttgttatggtttaggttgttaaaaagcacaattaaaaataatgatactatatactgtatggtcTGATGCTATAAACAGACTATAAGTAAATGTGTCCACACATGAGGGACAGTCCGATGGGGGCATGGAGCTGTTTTGGTAATTGGAGATATATGCTTAGGTGAGCACTCTCAGTCCAGATTCAAACATGACAAATCTCAACCGTGGCCCATGGGAACCTGAGCGACTGTTGTCTCTCACCCACATGTAAAGCAATAcctggaaaacaacaacacacctcTGATCTGTACCTGTGATGCACTCGTCCTCTCCTTTCTCTGAGACGAGCAGCTGAGTAGGAGGCCACTTCCACGTCTGTTTGACGTTCGGCTCAGGATGTACGCGTCTTCTGCATGAATAAAGGACATTGGATTGTGGATAAGTGATCACGGATTAGAAATAGAAGCTTCCTTGGACCTTTAATCTAGATAGGAGATCAACTCACCCCGAGATGAAGATCCGTGTGGTCCAGATTTGGGGTTTCCTGATGACCGTACTGGGCTGGATCTTCATGGCCTGCACCATGGCCATGGAGGGCTGGAAGATCACTGCCATCGGGGGCATGGGGGGCTCCTCCATCATCAAGGTGGCCTGGTACTGGTCCAGCCTGTGGAGATCCTGTTTCACGGACTCGACTGCTGTCACCAACTGCTACGACTACCCTGTGCTCTGGTCTGTGGATGGTAGGTCACACATCTATACCCTAAAACATTGTCTCCGCTGGCATCTAGACTCTCATAAGCCGGGTTTCCAACAAAAGGACTTTTAGTCCccggaactacttttcaaggaactaaaaggttccttcagcccactgttatCTGTGTGATGTTACGTTAGGTGATAGATGTCTATTTGTGTCTTACTGTGTGACTCCAGGCCACGTCCAGATAGTGCGAGGCCTGCTGATGGCGGCTCTTTCCCTGGGCATGCTGGGCTTTGTGCTCAGTCTGTTGGGAATGGAGTGCACCTTCATTGGGGGAAAAGACCGGTCAAAGTACAAGAAGATCTACGCCGGCGCATGGTGCCACATAACCAGCGGTAAGGTCTAGATACAtattctatacagtctatggtcccgACCCCAAAGTTGGGAAACACCGGTGTCTTTCTATtatgaaaattattattaattattaaaaggtTACAGAGTAAACCAATACTATTTTGTGAACTCTTAAGACTCAACATGATTTCTCTTCAGGTTTGCTGTCCACAAGTGGGTATGCTGTTTATGCGCAGTACGTCTCAGTAGAATACTTCAACCCTGACTTTGCTGGACTGAAGTAAGTTAACAGGCTTAAATGTAACCTGTTCTGTCAGAGAGAATTActttaataaaacagaaatatttgaatattaacCTCACAGTCTCTCTGTCTTAACACCGACAGGTACGACCTCGGCACCCCGATGTTCCTCGGCTGGGTCGGCTCGGCCTTTCAAGTGACCGGGGGTTTCTTCTACGTGTGGTCGGTGTGCACGCCGCTCTGTGGAGCAGAGGCAACGTGAGTACTGACACATGTTGTAACATGTCTGGGGAAGTGAATAAATAACTCCTCTCTCAGCTTCCTCAATAAATACCAGCGCCCCGTGAGCTCAAGTGGAATTACTTATTATCCGAAATGCGGGAGGCTGTGTTAGTAGGTTAAAGGTGGGAGTGTGCAGATGTGCACTGTGGGTACACTCCCTCCCACCTTGTAATATAACCCTAAAGCCATTGGTGTAAACGAGCAGAGAAGGCCTGGTGTTTAAAAGCTTTCGTGGTTAAATGAGTGAAGGAGAAAAACTGCATGCTGTGGATCAATTTCAACACTAGAAGGAGCTCAGAGAGCAGAAATCTACACTTTACTCTTAACACTCAAGATGTCAAGTTTTTGAGACATCCTGCTGCTGATACAGCGGAAGAGGTGTAAACATAAGCAGAGGTTGGAGATAAATGCTTATGGGATATGCTTATTTGCTCTCGTCAAAAGCTAGATGAGAAGtttgataccactctcgtgtTTGTActctaaatatgaagctagagccaTCATCTAAgctagtttagcataaagattgTAAAGGGGGGATTTGACTCAggcttgtcagtcttgacttgggacttgactcttgTCTTTCCTCTCTTGACTTGGGACTAGTCAGACtagacttgggacttgactctggacttgtcAGCCTTgtcttgggacttgactcttgTCTTTCCTCTCTTGACTTGGGACTAGTCAGACtagacttgggacttgactcaggacttgtcagacttgactcgggacttgactctgaacttgcctgtcttgactcaggacttgtcAGTACTGACTTGGGACTTGGCTCGGGACTTGTCAGTcgtgacttgggacttgacttgggacttgacagACTTGACTTGGGAATTGACTCtagacttgtcagtcttgacttgggacttgacttgggacttgtcagtcttaaCTCTGGACTTGACTCTGAACTTGCTTGTCTTGAACTctggacttgtcagtcttgacttgggacttcaTTCGGGAgctgcctgtcttgacttgggacttgactcaggacttgtcAGACTTAACTCTGGACTTGACTCGAGACTTGTCaatcttgacttgggacttgcaaaacaatgacttgttGGTGCTCATgtataacaaaaacataatttctgcTAGGAGTTCAGCATCTTTGTCATGTTTGACAgcagtgtgtttttctctctgcaggGTAATCAACGTCCAGGCGCTACCAGACCCCGAGCAAAACAAGTCCACCACAGCTCTGTCCACAGTGTCCGGGATCACCTCCAAGACCAAAGCGTCCTCCGTGTCCGAGCTGTCGTCCAAGTCTGAGGGCTCGGACCTGTCTGGCATTTCCTCGAGGTCAGGGCGCACATCCAAATCTGGCCGCACGGCCAAGTCGGGGCGGTCATCGAAGACTGGGCGGACAACCAAGTCTGCGGGGTCTGCGGGGTCGAGGTCAGGATCGGGGTCGGGATCGGATTCCGCTGTCTCGTCGAGGTCCAGCGTGTCAACTTTGTCCGAGTCGaggagcagcggcagcagcagcagccggacAGTGTCGTCGTTGTCGGGCAGCTCGAGGAGCGAGACCACGCCGATCATCAAGAACTCTTATATCTAAATAAATGTGACGAACTGATGAGCTGAAGCTTTTCTGTTCAATTCATGAACCTGTGATGAAAgcaaatatgtgttttgtattaaaaattgtgcaacatatttttcattgaATTAACCTGTTGTTGATGTTTATCATCTATAATGTATAGACACAATATATTCATTCAATGAGGCACACTTCCATTTCTAATATAACTGGCAGCCTTTGTGTACAACAAATAAAACTCCACCAGGCTCATCAGGTCTGGTTGACAGTAAACAGTGTCTGTTTCGCTGTTATTCAAACCCTCACTCGGCAGCCACTGTTAGAGGATCTACAGCTTTAATCTGAAGCAAAAACCACTGTGgcttttattttcttgaatTATTGGTGGACTAATTCCTTCACAAGGTAGGAAGGCATTAAACACCTTCACATCTGGCATTATTGGCTTCATCGTCTACACTGTCTTAACATCTCAGTAACTATTTGTACTTAATAAACTTGTATTTACCCGACTGAAGGGATGTGGAGGAGACTGGCTCAGATCCTGGGCCTGCTGCTCTGCCTACTGGGCTGGGGCTTTGTGGGCTGCACCCTCGCTATGGACTACTGGAGGTAGGCAAGAAAGAAGAGTTAGAAGAATGCACCTGATGTACTTCAGCTCTGTAAACTGCAGGGAGAAAGTGTTTAGACTGAAGATGATAGTTATCAAATGTTGTTTagcaattattaaaaaataaaaatacatttcaatgtGTGAACACATGAACTCATCATGCGTACTTGATGATAT
Protein-coding sequences here:
- the si:busm1-52i16.2 gene encoding claudin-10; this translates as MKIRVVQIWGFLMTVLGWIFMACTMAMEGWKITAIGGMGGSSIIKVAWYWSSLWRSCFTDSTAVTNCYDYPVLWSVDGHVQIVRGLLMAALSLGMLGFVLSLLGMECTFIGGKDRSKYKKIYAGAWCHITSGLLSTSGYAVYAQYVSVEYFNPDFAGLKYDLGTPMFLGWVGSAFQVTGGFFYVWSVCTPLCGAEATVINVQALPDPEQNKSTTALSTVSGITSKTKASSVSELSSKSEGSDLSGISSRSGRTSKSGRTAKSGRSSKTGRTTKSAGSAGSRSGSGSGSDSAVSSRSSVSTLSESRSSGSSSSRTVSSLSGSSRSETTPIIKNSYI